Proteins encoded by one window of Microplitis demolitor isolate Queensland-Clemson2020A chromosome 6, iyMicDemo2.1a, whole genome shotgun sequence:
- the LOC128667994 gene encoding uncharacterized protein LOC128667994, whose protein sequence is MEDKKSVIAYELHRSARRNYQRRHVDIRALDETWQADLVEMIPYATVNKENKYLLTVIDIFLKYAWAVPIKSKSGSDVTRAMKSIFQQGRIPKNLHVDQGKEFYNKEFQELMKRKKHQHVLHIQQLEGINM, encoded by the coding sequence atggaggacaaaaaatcagtaatagcGTATGAACTGCACAGATCAGCACGTAGAAATTACCAACGTCGTCATGTTGACATACGAGCACTTGATGAAACTTGGCAAGCTGATCTAGTTGAAATGATTCCTTATGCAACagtaaataaagaaaacaaatatCTGCTAACAgtcatagatatttttttaaagtatgcTTGGGCTGTACcgattaaaagtaaaagtggCAGTGATGTCACTAGAGCAATGAAATCTATATTTCAACAAGGACGTATACCAAAAAATCTGCATGTTGACCAaggcaaagaattttataataaagaatttcaaGAACTTATGAAACGTAAAAAACATCAACATGTACTCCACATTCAGCAACTTGAAGGCATCAATATGTGA